In the genome of Streptomyces fagopyri, the window GCCGTGGTCAGCGCCCTCGGCCTGCGCGAGACCGCCCTGATCAGCAACGAAACGGTGATCGGGCAGGACGGCCCGCTCGCCCTGCTCGTCGAGTACTGCGCCGCGCGCGGCCTGCTCCTGATCCTCGACAACTGTGAACACGTCATCGGCGCGGCGGCCGACCTGGCCGAGACCCTCCTCACCCACTGCCCGGGGCTCACGATCCTCGCCACCAGCCGCGAACCCCTCGGCGTGCCCGGCGAGCTGGTGCGCCCGGTCGAGCCCCTGCCGCCCGATCCCGCGCGGCTCCTGTTCACGCAGCGCGCGGCGGCCGTACGGCCCGGCGCCGACGCCCTGCGCGACCTCGAAGCGGTGGACGAGATCTGCCGGCGGCTCGACGGCCTGCCCCTGGCCATCGAGCTGGCCGCCGCGCGCCTGCGACTGCTGACGCCACGCCAGATCGCCGACCGCCTCGACGACCGCTTCCGGCTCCTCACCTCCGGAAGCCGCACCGTGCTGCCCCGCCAGCAGACCCTGCGCGCCGTCGTCGACTGGTCCTGGGACCTGCTCGACGAGCGGGAGCGCACCGTGCTGCGTGAGGCGTCCGTCTTCGCGGGCGGCTGGGACCTCGCCGCCGCCGAGGCCGTGTGCACGGGCCCCGCCACCCACCTCGTCGGCGCGCTGGTCGACAAGTCCCTCGTCGTCGCCACCCCGTACGACGCGGACACCGACGCGAGCGGCGCCGACGGGACGGGCGGCGGCGAGACGGGCGGCGGCGGCATGCGCTATCGGATGCTGGAGACCATTCACGAGTACGCGGCCGAGCGCGCCGCCGAGGTTCCCGAACTGCGCGCCGGGGCCGAGCGGCGCCACCGCGCGTGGGCGCGAGGGCTCGCCGAGCAGGCCGAGCCCCTGCTGCGCTCCGCCGCCCAACTGCCCTGGATGCGCCGTCTGGAGACCGAGCTGGACAACATCCGGGCGGCCCTCCACCGCGCGGTCGTCGCCGGCGCCGAGGAGGAGGCGGGCTCCCTCGTCCTCGCCATGGGATGGTTCTGGTGGCTGCGCAACTTCCGTGGGGAGGGCGCGGACTGGACGGACCGCGTCCTGCGTCTGGGCGCGGCACGCGACGCGAGGGGATCCGTGCGCGCCGGGCACCCGGCGCCCGGCGCCGACGAGGAGTGCGCCGGGCTCGCCGGGCTGGAGCGCTTCGATCCGGTGGACGCCTTCCTCGACGCCCCCGGCCGCGAGGAGTCCCATCCGCTGCACGCCCTGCGGATGCGGGTACGGATGCTGCACCTGTTCATGCGGGTGGAGACGGAGCCACTGGACGAACAGGACCATCCCCGCATCCGCGAGTACGCCGAACGGGTCCGGGACGCCTTCGAGAAGGGCGGCCCGGACGCCGCGAGCATGCCGGGCATCGTCTGGCCGATGGCCGCCTTCTTCCTGAGCGGCTCGTACGACGTGCGTCCGGCGATGGACAAGGCGGTCGCCAACTGCCGTGCGTACGGGGGCGACTGGGAGATCGGTGTCACCCTGATGTTCCGCACCCACATGGTCGTCGACGCCCCGGGCGGTATGCCCGGCGTGGACGACGACCTCGCCGAGCTGCGGGTGCTCAGCCGGCGGGTGGGTGACCGCTGGATGCGCGCCCAGGTGTGCAGCGCCGCCGCCGAGGCGGCCATGACACGCGGTCTGTACGGCGAGGCGAAGGCCGAGTACGAGGAGGCGCTGCGGCTCGCCTTCGAGGTCGGCGCGTACGCCGAGACGCCGTTCCTGCTGGCACGGCTGGCCGAGCTCGCCTACCGGGCCGGCGAGCGCGCGCAGATGCTGGCCGCACTGGACGAGGCGGACGCGGCGGCCGAGCGGTACGGGGTGATGGACGCCCGCGCCTTCGTCCACATGCTGCGCGCACAACTGGCCCTGGACGACGGCGAGGTCGCCCGCGCGCGGGACAAGTGGCGGAAGGCCTGCGAGATGAGCCTGCGGGGCACCCCGCCGCCGCAGTTCATGGCGGCGCTGAACTGGGTGGAGGCGCTCATCACGGCCGCCGAGTCCGGCCCGGAGCGCGGTCTGCGGAAGATGACCGACGCCCTGGAGGCGGCCGTGGCGGGGCACTGCGCCGACGTGGTGACGGCAGGCCTCGTCGAGAGCGCGGCGGGCCTGCTGTCCGAGCTCGGCGACCACCCCCGCGCGATCCGCCTGCTCGCCGCGGGCGCGCGGTGGCGCGGCGGCCACCCCCGTCCCGCTCTGGAACGCGCCGTCGCCGAGCGGGGTGAGGCCGCCGCCCGCGCGGCCCTCGATCCCCGCCGTCTCGCGTCGGAGCACGCCAGGGGAGCGGACTTCACCGCGGCCGACGCCCTGCGCGATCTCGCGGAGGCGGTGAAGGAGCACCCCGCCGACAGCGGTTAGACGTCGGTGTCGGCCAAGGGCGCGGACTGCCGGCGCAAGGGGTTCCCGGACTGCTTCGGGGACTGTTCGCGGGACCGCTCCCGGTGCGGCGGGCTCACTGGCACTCGAACTCCGAGTCCGCCCAGTCCGCCAGTGCCACCGAGTCGAACGGTGTGCGCGGTTCGACGACGAGCCGGATCGTCTTCCGGCCCGTGAGATTCACCCTTACGGGGATCGCGTGGTCCCCGCCCCCGACCGGCGGCGACCGCCACAGGCGTGCTCCGTCGGCGTAGACGGAGAAGCGGACGTGGCCGAGGCCCATCGTCAGGTCGTCGACGCCGACCCGGGCCTCGTACGCCGAGCAGTCGCGGTTGAGGTCGATGGTGACGGAGGACGCGCCGTGGACGGTCACCCCGTGCGCGTACCGCTGGTCCGAGATCGACATCCCCCATCGCTGCCAGACCCAGCTGCTCTCGCCGAGCCTCATCTCGGGCCGGGTGTGGTCGCCGGTGATGCCGTAGCGCAGCTCGTTCCACCGGTAGACGACCGGCGTGGGCGCCGGCGTCGGGCTGGGCGCCGGGTCCGGCGGCGGGGCCGGCGGCGATGTGGGGCCGGGCGTGGGGTCCGGCTTCGCCTTCGTGGGGGCGGGGGACGGCTCGGGCGCGGGCTTCGGGGCGGGCTTCGGCGGGGTGGGGGTAGGGGTAGGGGTGCGGGCGGGCGCGGCGACCGCCACCGGCTGCTGCGGCGCGGGCCGCTTCGACGGCGGGAGCTCCGGTGTCCGCGGCGGAGCTTCGACCGCGGGCGAGGCGGCGGGCCTGGCCTCGGGTTTCCTGGCGCCGGTCCCGTCGCCCACCAGGGCGAGTGCGACCGCCGCGGCGGCCACCGCGACGACGCCCGCCGCGATCCCGGCCTTGACCGGCGCCCCGAGTCCCTCGGAGACCGCCGCGCCGCCACCCGCGCCCGCTCCACCGGAGCCGCCTGCCGCGGCGGCCGCTCCCGCCGCGCCCGCTCCGGCACCACCGGCGATGAGCGCGACGGCCTTCGCGTACCCGGCGGCGCCGAACCAGCCGATGACCGCGACCGGCACGACCGCGGGGATGCCGCCGGCGACCTCCTTGATCTGGCCGGCGGCCAGCCGGCACTTGGCGCACTCCTCCAGGTGCTTGCGCAGCCCGCGCTCGGCCCGGGTGCGCAGCCCGCCGCGGGCGTAGGCGCCGAGCCGGTCGGCGTAACGCGCGCACTCCTCGTCCCGGGTGAGCGTGGCGCTCACGTGCGCCTGGAGGTAGGCCTGCTTGAGTCCTTCCCGGGCGCGGCTGGCGAGGACGCGGGTGCCGTTGGCGTCCAGCCCGAAGAGCGTGGCGACCTCGCTCGGCGACTCGTCCTCGACCTCCGTGTGCCACAGCACCGCCTGCCACCGTTCCGGCAGCGAGCGGAAGGCCTGCATGGCCATCGACTGCTCGGCCTCGTGCATCGCGCGCGCGTCCGCGCCGAGTTCGAGTGTGTCGCCGTCGGAGACCTCCGCGCCGCGTACGGCCTGCGCCGCGAACACCGCGAAGTCGTCGACCAGTTGCTCCCGTTTCGCGGACTTCGTCCAGTGCGCGGCGACCCGGCGGACCGTGGTCAGCAGATACGCGCGTACGGCGTGCTCGGGGCCGTGACCGCCGCGCACCGCCTGGAGCACGCGGGCGAACACCTCGGCGGTCAGGTCGTCCGCGGTGTGCGCGTCCCGGCAGCAGGTACGGGCGTAGCGGCGGACGGCCTCCGCGTGACGGCGGTACAGCGCCTCGTACGCCGTGTCGTCGCCGGAGCGCATGCGCCCGATCAGATCGGCGTCGGACGGGGGCAGTTCGACCGGGGGCGGCAGCACACCGCTGACGTCCCGGGGGTCGAACCGGTCGCGCTGCGCCGGGACGCTGGGATCGCCGGTGACGCCCTGGGAGGTGCCGGAGTGGCCCGGGAGCACCGGGGCGCCGGACGGGTTCGGGATGCCGGAGGGCCTCGGGGGGCCGGCGGGTCCCAGGTCGTCTCCCGGGGGTCCGCCCTGACTGGGGACCTGCTGCGAGGGCAGGCCGCCCGCCTCCGCGCCGCCGTCACCGAGTGACTCGTCCCGCCCGTCAACGCTCATCGCGGAAAGCCCCCGCCTGCACACACTCGGACCCGAATACCGGGACAGATTGCCACACGCTTCAGGGGTGTGACCGCGTCGCACGGGCCAACCACTCGTCCGTGGGGTTTTGCCGCACGACAGCTCTAGCCGTCACCCGTTTGGGGAATAGTCAATGTTTGCTTCCCGCGCGGGAGTTGCCGCTCTGCCTGTTATGTGGTGATGCGTCCCGCGCGCGCGTGCGGAGCCCGTGTCGCGCGCCACGGAGACCTCACCGCCCGTGTCACCCGACGAGACGGGCGGCACGGGCGGTGAGGGTGACGCGGACGGTTCGGACGTACGGATGCTGCGGGCAGGGCGGGACCGGTTCGCGGCGTGCGCGCACGCCGTACGCGTACGGCGTGCGTCCACGGCGCGCGTGCCGGAGCGCCCGGGCCCGGTGGTCCACCGCTGCCGGACGATCCGTGCCGTTCGACCGCCGGACGGTCCGTGGCCGCTCACGCCGGGCGCGAGCGCAGTCCCTCCAGCAGGATGTCGAGCAACCGGGCCGAGGCCGCGGCCTGCTGGGCGGCGTCCGGCAGCGAGGGCGCCGCCGTGGCGATCACCAGCAGTACGTCCGCCACGGTCACGTCCGCGCGCAGCTCGCCCGCCGCCCGCGCCCGGTCCACCAGCCGGCCCACCACGTCGAGCAGCGCGGCCGCACCGGCGTCGTCGACCACGTCCTCGGTCGTGGACCGCTGCTCGACGAGCCGCAGTTCGGCGCCGAGTTGGGAGCGCTGCTGCGGCACCCGTGCCTCGCCCGCGGCGGGGCCGTCCTCCGCGACACCGACCCGCAGGATCTGCGGCGGCAGCAACCGTCCCGCGCCCGAAGCCACCGACGTCCGCAGGAAGCGCGAGAGCGCCGACCACGGTTCGTCCTCCTGACCGAGCGCCGTGCGGGCCTGGTCGGTCAGCCGCGAGGTCTCCTCCTCGGCTATCCGGCGCACCAGGACGTCCTTGCTCGGGAAGCGCCGGTAGACCGTGCCGACACCGACCCGGGCGCGCCGCGCGACGTCCTCCATCGGCGCGCCGTATCCCAGCTCGCCGAAGACCTCGCGCGCCGCGCGCAGTACGTGTTCCAGATTGCGCTGTGCGTCCACGCGCAGCGGCGCGGTGCGTGATCCGTCTCCCGGACCACGGCCGTTGCCGCCCGCTGCCGCGCCGACCGTGCCACCGGATGCGATGGCAGACGCGGAAGACCAATGAGAGTCCTGAATGTGCATAAGCGTTCCCCCGGTAATGACGTCTCCCCCCGGAGACTCCCCGCCATTGGAAGACGGAGCGAGCGGAACAGGCCTGATTCCCGAACCCGTCACGCGGACTCGTCCAGCACATCCCCCTACACCCCGTCGACACACGAACATAGTTGAGTGGGGGTCAATTCAGAAGGGGCAGGTTCCGCACGGAGCGCCCCCCGATCGGAGTACGGGTCGGATACCTCCCGGTTGCGCCCCCTCCGCACCCCCTATTCACCCGTGCTGACCTGCTAATTTCCCTCGCACTCCGGCAAATCGGCCAACCCTCCGCGTTCACGGCGGCCGGTCACACAAATTGTCGAGGCTGTGGACAAACTCAAGAGCTGGGTGCGTCATGGGATGGTGAAGGAACCTGTGCGCATTCTCATCGTCGGCGGCGGCTACGTCGGGATGTACACCGCCCTCCGTCTCCAGCGAAAGTTGAAGTCGGAACTTAAGCGGGGTGAGGTCGAGCTCGTCGTCGTCTCGCCCGACCCCTACATGACGTATCAGCCGTTCCTTCCGGAAGCGGCCGCCGGTTCGATCTCTCCGCGTCATGTGGTCGTCCCGCTGCGCCGGGTCCTCGACCGGTGCCGGATCGTGATCGGCGAAGCCCGCTCCATCGACCACGCGCGGCGCACGGTGACCCTCAGCACGCTCGCGAGCGAGGAGGGCGTGGGCACGGAACAGCTCACCTACGACGAACTCGTCCTCGCCCCCGGCTCGATCTCGCGCGCCCTGCCGATCCCCGGTCTCGCCGACTTCGCCATCGGCTTCAAGACCGTCGAGGAGGCCATCGGCCTGCGCAACCACGTCATCGAGCAGATGGACATCGCCTCCTCCACCCGCGACCCCGCGATCCGCGACGCCGCCCTGACCTTCGTCTTCGTAGGAGGCGGATACGCGGGCGTCGAAGCGCTGGGCGAACTGGAGGACATGGCCCGCTACACCGCGCGCTACTACCACAACATCGAGCCCGAGGACATGAAGTGGATCCTCGTCGAGGCCTCCGACCGGATCCTGCCCGAGGTCGGCGAGGAGATGGGCAGGTACACGATCACCGAGCTGCGCCGCCGCAACATCGACGTACGCCTGGGGACCCGCCTCGACTCCTGCGCGGACCGCATCGCCGTCCTCAGTGACGGTGCCCGCTTCCCCACCCGTACGGTCGTGTGGACCGCCGGGGTGAAGCCGCACCCGGTGCTCGCCGCGACCGACCTGCCGCTCAACGAACGCGGCCGCCTCAGGTGCACCCCCCAGCTCACCGTCGACCGCACCACGCACGCGTGGGCAGCCGGAGACGCGGCCGCCGTCCCCGACG includes:
- a CDS encoding BTAD domain-containing putative transcriptional regulator, which produces MRYRILGVTQAEDERGTPTTVGGPRVRALLTALARRPDRTTSPETLIDEVWADEPPVDAPAALQALVGRLRRALGRDAVVSEAGGYRLRAARDDVDLFVFERLVREGTAALEHGDAPTAARGLREALALWRGPALADLPDRGAATRPDALRLEATRTRIEADLRLGRAPDVVPELRELTTAHPYDEALRALLLRALRDAGRGADALAAYEEVRRVLLDGLGTDPGPELRSLQAELLDREAGPAPIPSRLGRNGNIRPRLNSFVGREPELGAIRSDLRRARLVTLTGPGGSGKTRLAEEAAAGLPQAWLAELAPLDRPEAVPGAVVSALGLRETALISNETVIGQDGPLALLVEYCAARGLLLILDNCEHVIGAAADLAETLLTHCPGLTILATSREPLGVPGELVRPVEPLPPDPARLLFTQRAAAVRPGADALRDLEAVDEICRRLDGLPLAIELAAARLRLLTPRQIADRLDDRFRLLTSGSRTVLPRQQTLRAVVDWSWDLLDERERTVLREASVFAGGWDLAAAEAVCTGPATHLVGALVDKSLVVATPYDADTDASGADGTGGGETGGGGMRYRMLETIHEYAAERAAEVPELRAGAERRHRAWARGLAEQAEPLLRSAAQLPWMRRLETELDNIRAALHRAVVAGAEEEAGSLVLAMGWFWWLRNFRGEGADWTDRVLRLGAARDARGSVRAGHPAPGADEECAGLAGLERFDPVDAFLDAPGREESHPLHALRMRVRMLHLFMRVETEPLDEQDHPRIREYAERVRDAFEKGGPDAASMPGIVWPMAAFFLSGSYDVRPAMDKAVANCRAYGGDWEIGVTLMFRTHMVVDAPGGMPGVDDDLAELRVLSRRVGDRWMRAQVCSAAAEAAMTRGLYGEAKAEYEEALRLAFEVGAYAETPFLLARLAELAYRAGERAQMLAALDEADAAAERYGVMDARAFVHMLRAQLALDDGEVARARDKWRKACEMSLRGTPPPQFMAALNWVEALITAAESGPERGLRKMTDALEAAVAGHCADVVTAGLVESAAGLLSELGDHPRAIRLLAAGARWRGGHPRPALERAVAERGEAAARAALDPRRLASEHARGADFTAADALRDLAEAVKEHPADSG
- a CDS encoding sigma-70 family RNA polymerase sigma factor, producing the protein MSVDGRDESLGDGGAEAGGLPSQQVPSQGGPPGDDLGPAGPPRPSGIPNPSGAPVLPGHSGTSQGVTGDPSVPAQRDRFDPRDVSGVLPPPVELPPSDADLIGRMRSGDDTAYEALYRRHAEAVRRYARTCCRDAHTADDLTAEVFARVLQAVRGGHGPEHAVRAYLLTTVRRVAAHWTKSAKREQLVDDFAVFAAQAVRGAEVSDGDTLELGADARAMHEAEQSMAMQAFRSLPERWQAVLWHTEVEDESPSEVATLFGLDANGTRVLASRAREGLKQAYLQAHVSATLTRDEECARYADRLGAYARGGLRTRAERGLRKHLEECAKCRLAAGQIKEVAGGIPAVVPVAVIGWFGAAGYAKAVALIAGGAGAGAAGAAAAAGGSGGAGAGGGAAVSEGLGAPVKAGIAAGVVAVAAAAVALALVGDGTGARKPEARPAASPAVEAPPRTPELPPSKRPAPQQPVAVAAPARTPTPTPTPPKPAPKPAPEPSPAPTKAKPDPTPGPTSPPAPPPDPAPSPTPAPTPVVYRWNELRYGITGDHTRPEMRLGESSWVWQRWGMSISDQRYAHGVTVHGASSVTIDLNRDCSAYEARVGVDDLTMGLGHVRFSVYADGARLWRSPPVGGGDHAIPVRVNLTGRKTIRLVVEPRTPFDSVALADWADSEFECQ
- a CDS encoding TetR/AcrR family transcriptional regulator; its protein translation is MHIQDSHWSSASAIASGGTVGAAAGGNGRGPGDGSRTAPLRVDAQRNLEHVLRAAREVFGELGYGAPMEDVARRARVGVGTVYRRFPSKDVLVRRIAEEETSRLTDQARTALGQEDEPWSALSRFLRTSVASGAGRLLPPQILRVGVAEDGPAAGEARVPQQRSQLGAELRLVEQRSTTEDVVDDAGAAALLDVVGRLVDRARAAGELRADVTVADVLLVIATAAPSLPDAAQQAAASARLLDILLEGLRSRPA
- a CDS encoding NAD(P)/FAD-dependent oxidoreductase, coding for MVKEPVRILIVGGGYVGMYTALRLQRKLKSELKRGEVELVVVSPDPYMTYQPFLPEAAAGSISPRHVVVPLRRVLDRCRIVIGEARSIDHARRTVTLSTLASEEGVGTEQLTYDELVLAPGSISRALPIPGLADFAIGFKTVEEAIGLRNHVIEQMDIASSTRDPAIRDAALTFVFVGGGYAGVEALGELEDMARYTARYYHNIEPEDMKWILVEASDRILPEVGEEMGRYTITELRRRNIDVRLGTRLDSCADRIAVLSDGARFPTRTVVWTAGVKPHPVLAATDLPLNERGRLRCTPQLTVDRTTHAWAAGDAAAVPDVTAAETGKETAPNAQHAVRQAGVLGDNIAHFLRGEPLETYSHKYVGSVASLGLHKGVAHVYGRKLKGYPAWFMHRVYHLSRVPTFNRKARVLAEWTLAGLFKREIVSLGSLEHPRAEFELAAGGKHPLDPKLDPKGSS